A region from the Prionailurus viverrinus isolate Anna chromosome E2, UM_Priviv_1.0, whole genome shotgun sequence genome encodes:
- the SYMPK gene encoding symplekin isoform X2: protein MAGSSGDSITRRSVASQFFTQEEGPGIDGMTTSERVVDLLNQAALITNDSKITVLKQVQELIINKDPTLLDNFLDEIIAFQADKSIEVRKFVIGFIEEACKRDIELLLKLIANLNMLLRDENVNVVKKAILTMTQLYKVALQWMVKSRVISELQEACWDMVSAMAGDIILLLDSDNDGIRTHAIKFVEGLIVTLSPRMADSEVPRRQEHDISLDRIPRDHPYIQYNVLWEEGKAALEQLLKFMVHPAISSINLTTALGSLANIARQRPMFMSEVIQAYETLHANLPPTLAKSQVSSVRKNLKLHLLSVLKHPASLEFQAQITTLLVDLGTPQAEIARNMPSGKDARKRPRDDSDSTLKKMKLEPNLGEDDEDKDLEPGPSGTSKASAQISGQSDTDITAEFLQPLLTPDNVANLVLISMVYLPEAMPASFQAIYTPVESAGTEAQIKHLARLMATQMTAAGLGPGVEQTKQCKEEPKEEKVVKPESVLIKRRLSAQGQAISVVGSLSSMSTLEEEAPQAKRRPEPIIPVTQPRLAGAGGRKKIFRLSDVLKPLTDAQVEAMKLGAVKRILRAEKAVACSGAAQVRIKILASLVTQFDSGLKAEVLSFILEDVRARLDLAFAWLYQEYNAYLAAGASGTLDKYEDCLIRLLSGLQEKPDQKDGIFTKVVLEAPLITESALEVIRKYCEDESRTYLGMSTLRDLIFKRPSRQFQYLHVLLDLSSHEKDKVRSQALLFIKRMYEKEQLREYVEKFALNYLQLLVHPNPPSVLFGADKDTEVAAPWTEETVKQCLYLYLALLPQNHKLIHELAAVYTEAIADIKRTVLRVIEQPIRGMGMNSPELLLLVENCPKGAETLVTRCLHSLTDKVPPSPELVKRVRDLYHKRLPDVRFLIPVLNGLEKKEVIQALPKLIKLNPIVVKEVFNRLLGTQHGEGNSALSPLNPGELLIALHNIDSVKCDMKSIIKGEALPPSPPKWPGCCGPREEPQSPTCPHWNLPSWRLCHLQPHLSSGYPPSSLFLPPPLPPPSLPPSKELAYLLCAGTE from the exons ATGGCAGGCAGCAGCGGAGATAGTATCACTCGCCGGAGTGTGGCATCCCAGTTTTTCACACAAGAGGAGGGGCCGGGCATCGATGGCATGACCACctcagagaga GTGGTGGATCTCCTGAACCAGGCGGCACTGATCACCAATGACTCGAAGATCACAGTACTCAAACAG GTCCAGGAACTGATCATCAACAAAGATCCCACACTACTGGACAACTTTCTGGAC GAGATCATCGCTTTCCAGGCGGACAAGTCAATTGAAGTGCGCAAATTTGTCATCGGCTTCATCGAGGAGGCATG CAAACGAGACATTGAGTTACTCCTGAAACTGATCGCAAACCTCAACATGCTCTTGAGGGATGAGAATGTGAATGTGGTGAAGAAGGCCATCCTCACCATGACCCAGCTCTACAAGGTGGCCCTGCAG TGGATGGTGAAGTCACGAGTCATCAGTGAGCTCCAGGAGGCCTGCTGGGACATGGTGTCCGCCATGGCTGGTGACATCATTCTGCTGCTGGATTCTGATAATGACGGCATCCGCACCCACGCCATCAAGTTTGTGGAGGGCCTCATTGTCACCCTGTCACCCCGCATGGCAGACTCGGAGGTGCCCCGCCGCCAGGAGCATGATATCAGCCTGGACCGCATCCCTCGTGACCACCCCTACATCCAGTACA ATGTGCTGTGGGAAGAGGGCAAGGCAGCTTTGGAGCAGTTGCTCAAGTTCATGGTGCATCCCGCCATCTCCTCCATCAACCTGACCACAGCTCTGGGCTCCCTTGCCAACATCGCCCGCCAGAGGCCCATGTTCATGTCAGAGGTGATCCAGGCCTACGAAACCCTGCATG CCAACCTGCCCCCTACGCTGGCCAAATCCCAGGTGAGCAGCGTGCGCAAGAACCTCAAGTTGCACCTGTTGAGTGTCCTGAAGCACCCGGCCTCCTTGGAGTTTCAGGCCCAGATTACCACCCTGCTGGTGGACCTAGGCACACCTCAGGCTGAGATTGCCCGCAATATGCCCAGCGGCAAGGATGCCCGCAAGCGGCCCCGGGACGACTCGGATTCCACGCTCAAGAAGATGAAGTTAG agcccaacctgggggaAGATGATGAGGACAAGGACTTGGAGCCGGGCCCATCGGGAACCTCCAAGGCCTCAGCCCAGATCTCAGGCCAGTCAGATACAGACATCACCGCCGAGTTCCTGCAGCCTTTGCTGACACCTGACAACGTGGCCAATCTG GTCCTCATCAGCATGGTGTACCTGCCCGAGGCCATGCCCGCCTCCTTCCAAGCCATCTATACCCCCGTGGAGTCAGCAGGCACCGAAGCCCAGATCAAGCACCTGGCTCGGCTCATGGCCACACAGATGACGGCTGCGGGACTGGGGCCAG GTGTGGAGCAGACCAAACAGTGCAAGGAGGAGCCCAAGGAGGAGAAGGTGGTGAAGCCAGAGAGTGTCCTGATTAAGCGACGCCTGTCGGCCCAGGGCCAGGCCATCTCAGTGGTGGGCTCCCTGAGCTCCATGTCTACTCTGGAGGAGGAGGCGCCCCAGGCCAAGAGGAGGCCAGAGCCCATCATCCCTGTCACACAGCCCCG GCTGGCGGGCGCTGGTGGGCGCAAGAAAATCTTCCGTCTGAGCGATGTGCTCAAGCCCCTGACCGACGCCCAGGTTGAGGCTATGAAGCTGGGCGCCGTGAAGCGGATCCTCCGGGCAGAGAAGGCCGTGGCCTGCAGCGGGGCGGCCCAG GTGCGCATAAAGATCCTGGCCAGTCTGGTGACACAGTTTGACTCGGGCCTGAAGGCCGAGGTCTTGTCCTTCATCCTGGAGGATGTGCGGGCCCGCCTGGACTTGGCCTTCGCTTGGCTCTACCAGGAGTACAATGCCTACCTGGCAGCTGGTGCCTCGGGCACCCTGGACAAGTACGAGGACTGCCTTATCCGCCTGCTCTCCGGCCTGCAGGAGAAGCCAGACCAGAAggatgg GATCTTCACCAAGGTTGTGCTAGAGGCACCGCTGATCACTGAGAGCGCCCTGGAGGTGATTCGCAAGTACTGTGAGGATGAG AGTCGCACTTACCTGGGCATGTCTACTCTTCGAGACCTGATCTTCAAGCGCCCGTCCCGCCAGTTCCAGTACCTGCATGTTCTGCTAGACCTCAGCTCCCACGAGAAGGACAAG GTGCGTTCCCAGGCCCTGCTGTTCATCAAGCGCATGTACGAAAAGGAGCAGCTGCGAGAGTATGTGGAGAAATTTGCCCTCAACTACCTGCAACTCCTGGTCCACCCCAACCCGCCATCTGTGCTGTTTGGAGCTGACAAGGACACAG AGGTGGCAGCGCCCTGGACCGAGGAGACAGTAAAGCAGTGTCTATACCTCTACCTGGCTCTCCTGCCTCAGAACCACAAGCTGATCCACGAACTGGCCGCCGTGTACACTGAGGCCATCGCTGACATCAAGCGGACGGTGCTGAGGGTCATCGAGCAGCCG aTCCGAGGAATGGGCATGAACTCACCAGAGCTGCTCCTGCTGGTAGAAAACTGTCCCAAGGGGGCAGAGACACTGGTCACACGATGTCTGCACAGCCTCACGGACAAAG TCCCGCCCTCCCCGGAGCTGGTGAAGCGGGTCCGGGATCTCTACCACAAGCGATTGCCAGATGTCCGCTTCCTCATCCCTGTGCTCAATGGACTGGAGAAG AAAGAAGTGATCCAGGCCCTGCCAAAGCTCATCAAACTCAACCCCATTGTGGTGAAAGAGGTCTTCAACCGCCTGCTGGGCACCCAGCACG GTGAAGGGAACTCGGCCTTGTCCCCGCTGAACCCTGGAGAGCTGCTTATTGCGTTGCACAACATTGACTCGGTGAAGTGTGACATGAAGTCCATCATCAAAGGTGAGGcgctccccccatccccccccaagTGGCCTGGCTGCTGTGGACCCAGGGAAGAACCTCAGTCACCCACATGTCCCCACTGGAATCTGCCAAGTTGGAGATTGTGCCACCTGCAACCCCATCTCAGCTCTGGATACCCgccctcctcccttttcctccctcctcctctccctcctccctccctccctccatccaagGAACTGGCTTATCTACTATGCGCTGGCACAGAGTAG
- the SYMPK gene encoding symplekin isoform X1 → MAGSSGDSITRRSVASQFFTQEEGPGIDGMTTSERVVDLLNQAALITNDSKITVLKQVQELIINKDPTLLDNFLDEIIAFQADKSIEVRKFVIGFIEEACKRDIELLLKLIANLNMLLRDENVNVVKKAILTMTQLYKVALQWMVKSRVISELQEACWDMVSAMAGDIILLLDSDNDGIRTHAIKFVEGLIVTLSPRMADSEVPRRQEHDISLDRIPRDHPYIQYNVLWEEGKAALEQLLKFMVHPAISSINLTTALGSLANIARQRPMFMSEVIQAYETLHANLPPTLAKSQVSSVRKNLKLHLLSVLKHPASLEFQAQITTLLVDLGTPQAEIARNMPSGKDARKRPRDDSDSTLKKMKLEPNLGEDDEDKDLEPGPSGTSKASAQISGQSDTDITAEFLQPLLTPDNVANLVLISMVYLPEAMPASFQAIYTPVESAGTEAQIKHLARLMATQMTAAGLGPGVEQTKQCKEEPKEEKVVKPESVLIKRRLSAQGQAISVVGSLSSMSTLEEEAPQAKRRPEPIIPVTQPRLAGAGGRKKIFRLSDVLKPLTDAQVEAMKLGAVKRILRAEKAVACSGAAQVRIKILASLVTQFDSGLKAEVLSFILEDVRARLDLAFAWLYQEYNAYLAAGASGTLDKYEDCLIRLLSGLQEKPDQKDGIFTKVVLEAPLITESALEVIRKYCEDESRTYLGMSTLRDLIFKRPSRQFQYLHVLLDLSSHEKDKVRSQALLFIKRMYEKEQLREYVEKFALNYLQLLVHPNPPSVLFGADKDTEVAAPWTEETVKQCLYLYLALLPQNHKLIHELAAVYTEAIADIKRTVLRVIEQPIRGMGMNSPELLLLVENCPKGAETLVTRCLHSLTDKVPPSPELVKRVRDLYHKRLPDVRFLIPVLNGLEKKEVIQALPKLIKLNPIVVKEVFNRLLGTQHGEGNSALSPLNPGELLIALHNIDSVKCDMKSIIKATNLCFAERNVYTSEVLAVVMQQLMEQSPLPMLLMRTVIQSLTMYPRLGGFVMNILSRLIMKQVWKYPKVWEGFIKCCQRTKPQSFQVILQLPPQQLGAVFDKCPELREPLLAHVRSFTPHQQAHIPNSIMTILEASGKQEPEAKEVPAGPLEEDDLEPLALAPAPAPRPPQDLIGLRLAQEKALKRQLEEEQKLKPGGVGAPSSSSSSSSSSTRPGPPQPEETIDFREEGPECETPAIFISMDDDSGLTEAALLDSSLEGPLPKEATGGLTSKEERSPQTLTPAGDDTVKTPSPAAAEESGEPETKGNS, encoded by the exons ATGGCAGGCAGCAGCGGAGATAGTATCACTCGCCGGAGTGTGGCATCCCAGTTTTTCACACAAGAGGAGGGGCCGGGCATCGATGGCATGACCACctcagagaga GTGGTGGATCTCCTGAACCAGGCGGCACTGATCACCAATGACTCGAAGATCACAGTACTCAAACAG GTCCAGGAACTGATCATCAACAAAGATCCCACACTACTGGACAACTTTCTGGAC GAGATCATCGCTTTCCAGGCGGACAAGTCAATTGAAGTGCGCAAATTTGTCATCGGCTTCATCGAGGAGGCATG CAAACGAGACATTGAGTTACTCCTGAAACTGATCGCAAACCTCAACATGCTCTTGAGGGATGAGAATGTGAATGTGGTGAAGAAGGCCATCCTCACCATGACCCAGCTCTACAAGGTGGCCCTGCAG TGGATGGTGAAGTCACGAGTCATCAGTGAGCTCCAGGAGGCCTGCTGGGACATGGTGTCCGCCATGGCTGGTGACATCATTCTGCTGCTGGATTCTGATAATGACGGCATCCGCACCCACGCCATCAAGTTTGTGGAGGGCCTCATTGTCACCCTGTCACCCCGCATGGCAGACTCGGAGGTGCCCCGCCGCCAGGAGCATGATATCAGCCTGGACCGCATCCCTCGTGACCACCCCTACATCCAGTACA ATGTGCTGTGGGAAGAGGGCAAGGCAGCTTTGGAGCAGTTGCTCAAGTTCATGGTGCATCCCGCCATCTCCTCCATCAACCTGACCACAGCTCTGGGCTCCCTTGCCAACATCGCCCGCCAGAGGCCCATGTTCATGTCAGAGGTGATCCAGGCCTACGAAACCCTGCATG CCAACCTGCCCCCTACGCTGGCCAAATCCCAGGTGAGCAGCGTGCGCAAGAACCTCAAGTTGCACCTGTTGAGTGTCCTGAAGCACCCGGCCTCCTTGGAGTTTCAGGCCCAGATTACCACCCTGCTGGTGGACCTAGGCACACCTCAGGCTGAGATTGCCCGCAATATGCCCAGCGGCAAGGATGCCCGCAAGCGGCCCCGGGACGACTCGGATTCCACGCTCAAGAAGATGAAGTTAG agcccaacctgggggaAGATGATGAGGACAAGGACTTGGAGCCGGGCCCATCGGGAACCTCCAAGGCCTCAGCCCAGATCTCAGGCCAGTCAGATACAGACATCACCGCCGAGTTCCTGCAGCCTTTGCTGACACCTGACAACGTGGCCAATCTG GTCCTCATCAGCATGGTGTACCTGCCCGAGGCCATGCCCGCCTCCTTCCAAGCCATCTATACCCCCGTGGAGTCAGCAGGCACCGAAGCCCAGATCAAGCACCTGGCTCGGCTCATGGCCACACAGATGACGGCTGCGGGACTGGGGCCAG GTGTGGAGCAGACCAAACAGTGCAAGGAGGAGCCCAAGGAGGAGAAGGTGGTGAAGCCAGAGAGTGTCCTGATTAAGCGACGCCTGTCGGCCCAGGGCCAGGCCATCTCAGTGGTGGGCTCCCTGAGCTCCATGTCTACTCTGGAGGAGGAGGCGCCCCAGGCCAAGAGGAGGCCAGAGCCCATCATCCCTGTCACACAGCCCCG GCTGGCGGGCGCTGGTGGGCGCAAGAAAATCTTCCGTCTGAGCGATGTGCTCAAGCCCCTGACCGACGCCCAGGTTGAGGCTATGAAGCTGGGCGCCGTGAAGCGGATCCTCCGGGCAGAGAAGGCCGTGGCCTGCAGCGGGGCGGCCCAG GTGCGCATAAAGATCCTGGCCAGTCTGGTGACACAGTTTGACTCGGGCCTGAAGGCCGAGGTCTTGTCCTTCATCCTGGAGGATGTGCGGGCCCGCCTGGACTTGGCCTTCGCTTGGCTCTACCAGGAGTACAATGCCTACCTGGCAGCTGGTGCCTCGGGCACCCTGGACAAGTACGAGGACTGCCTTATCCGCCTGCTCTCCGGCCTGCAGGAGAAGCCAGACCAGAAggatgg GATCTTCACCAAGGTTGTGCTAGAGGCACCGCTGATCACTGAGAGCGCCCTGGAGGTGATTCGCAAGTACTGTGAGGATGAG AGTCGCACTTACCTGGGCATGTCTACTCTTCGAGACCTGATCTTCAAGCGCCCGTCCCGCCAGTTCCAGTACCTGCATGTTCTGCTAGACCTCAGCTCCCACGAGAAGGACAAG GTGCGTTCCCAGGCCCTGCTGTTCATCAAGCGCATGTACGAAAAGGAGCAGCTGCGAGAGTATGTGGAGAAATTTGCCCTCAACTACCTGCAACTCCTGGTCCACCCCAACCCGCCATCTGTGCTGTTTGGAGCTGACAAGGACACAG AGGTGGCAGCGCCCTGGACCGAGGAGACAGTAAAGCAGTGTCTATACCTCTACCTGGCTCTCCTGCCTCAGAACCACAAGCTGATCCACGAACTGGCCGCCGTGTACACTGAGGCCATCGCTGACATCAAGCGGACGGTGCTGAGGGTCATCGAGCAGCCG aTCCGAGGAATGGGCATGAACTCACCAGAGCTGCTCCTGCTGGTAGAAAACTGTCCCAAGGGGGCAGAGACACTGGTCACACGATGTCTGCACAGCCTCACGGACAAAG TCCCGCCCTCCCCGGAGCTGGTGAAGCGGGTCCGGGATCTCTACCACAAGCGATTGCCAGATGTCCGCTTCCTCATCCCTGTGCTCAATGGACTGGAGAAG AAAGAAGTGATCCAGGCCCTGCCAAAGCTCATCAAACTCAACCCCATTGTGGTGAAAGAGGTCTTCAACCGCCTGCTGGGCACCCAGCACG GTGAAGGGAACTCGGCCTTGTCCCCGCTGAACCCTGGAGAGCTGCTTATTGCGTTGCACAACATTGACTCGGTGAAGTGTGACATGAAGTCCATCATCAAAG CCACCAACCTATGCTTTGCGGAGCGGAACGTGTACACGTCGGAGGTGCTGGCCGTGGTGATGCAGCAGCTGATGGAGCAGAGCCCCCTGCCCATGCTGCTCATGAGGACCGTCATCCAGTCTCTGACCATGTACCCCCGCCTGGGGGGGTTCGTCATGAACATCCTGTCTCGCCTCATCATGAAGCAG GTGTGGAAGTATCCCAAGGTGTGGGAGGGCTTCATCAAGTGCTGTCAACGCACCAAGCCCCAGAGCTTCCAGGTCATCCTGCAGTTGCCACCCCAGCAGCTGGGTGCCGTCTTTGACAAGTGCCCAGAGCTCCGGGAGCCCCTGCTGGCCCACGTCCGATCCTTCACCCCCCACCAG CAAGCACACATCCCCAACTCCATCATGACCATCCTGGAGGCCAGTGGCAAGCAGGAGCCAGAGGCCAAGGAAGTGCCCGCGGGGCCCCTGGAAGAG GACGACCTGGagcccctggccctggccccagccccagccccccggCCCCCTCAGGACCTCATCGGCCTTCGGCTGGCCCAGGAGAAAGCCTTAAAGCGGCAGCTGGAGGAGGAACAGAAGCTGAAGCCGGGAGGAGTGGGAGCCCCCTCGtcctcctcgtcgtcctcctcttcctccacccggCCAGGCCCTCCCCAGCCCGAGGAAACCATAGATTTCCGGGAGGAGGGGCCTGAGTGTGAGACCCCCGCCATCTTCATCAGCATGGATGACGACTCGGGGCTGACCGAGGCCGCACTCCTGGACTCTAGTCTCGAGGGGCCCCTACCGAAG GAGGCAACAGGCGGGTTGACCTCAAAGGAGGAGCGCAGCCCCCAGACCCTCACCCCTGCCGGAGACGATACCGTGAAGACCCCCAGCCCCGCCGCCGCCGAGGAATCCGGGGAACCCGAGACCAAGGGGAACAGCTGA